A DNA window from Sediminitomix flava contains the following coding sequences:
- a CDS encoding M48 family metallopeptidase: protein MLKDQVQVSETFKKQASKSIVSIALFVIVYLFLIVLAVGLTALCVTGGFMLIAVRPGLLTILLGLGLASVGLMVLIFLLKFIFKSHKVDRSHLVRITAKQEPKLFEVLQEIVTEVGTTFPKKVYLSSDVNASVFYDSSFWSMFLPIRKNLQIGLGLVNTVTETELKAILAHEFGHFSQRTMKVGSYVFNVNQVIYNMLYENESFDRMIQTWAEISNYFSIFVLIAVKIVNGIQWVLQKMYTFVNLNYMALSREMEFHADEIAAHVCGGEPLQNSLMRMSLAEHAYTEVFNYYERHFKDNFKSQNIYQEQRALVHFYAKESQLSFVKNLPQVHLSDMNKYNKSKLVIKDQWASHPSLEERVERLQHLGIQYDNALDRDAEVLFVDIEKTQKELTKRIFETVAYQGSVKVLDLNEFKTSFEKEFLESSFDKRYNGYYDDKNPTAFDLDDISKRQEVIEDLFSQDNCNLVYHFIGLSNDLEGIRQISLGGIDIKSFDYDGIKYTKKDCESLIVILSQELEDLKTKIEQIDKNVYSYFRSLEAEDNSSSVLKEKYTRYFEFDKSLEAKEDIYNRLSEAVQFINYTTPFEEIESNFRGIKPLEKILKANIEELLADESLKGILTEEVKTDLEKYISKNWIYFIGEQYRDDHLQILFTAMHQYMYVLSRAFFTLKQDLLTYQIGLEKDKVVNA from the coding sequence ATGTTAAAAGATCAAGTGCAAGTTTCTGAGACCTTCAAGAAACAAGCTTCCAAATCAATTGTCTCTATTGCTCTTTTCGTTATAGTGTATTTATTTCTTATCGTATTAGCTGTTGGTCTTACTGCGCTTTGTGTGACAGGAGGGTTCATGTTAATAGCGGTTCGTCCAGGACTTCTAACGATACTTTTAGGATTAGGATTGGCAAGTGTGGGTCTGATGGTCTTGATTTTTCTCCTAAAATTTATATTTAAATCTCATAAAGTAGACCGGTCTCATTTGGTCAGAATTACAGCAAAGCAAGAGCCTAAGCTTTTTGAGGTTCTTCAAGAGATTGTGACCGAAGTAGGAACGACCTTTCCTAAGAAAGTCTATCTATCCTCAGATGTAAATGCCTCTGTATTTTATGATTCTAGTTTTTGGAGTATGTTTCTACCAATCCGAAAGAATTTACAAATAGGGTTAGGGCTAGTGAATACCGTAACGGAAACAGAGTTGAAAGCGATTCTTGCGCATGAGTTTGGACATTTTTCACAAAGAACCATGAAAGTGGGGAGCTATGTGTTTAATGTTAATCAAGTAATTTATAATATGCTCTATGAAAATGAATCATTTGATCGTATGATTCAGACTTGGGCAGAGATTAGTAACTACTTCTCCATCTTTGTGCTCATTGCCGTTAAGATTGTGAATGGAATTCAGTGGGTGCTTCAAAAGATGTATACTTTTGTGAACTTGAATTACATGGCACTTTCAAGAGAAATGGAGTTTCATGCAGATGAAATTGCAGCACATGTTTGTGGTGGAGAACCTTTGCAAAATTCCTTGATGCGAATGTCTTTGGCTGAACATGCCTATACTGAAGTGTTCAACTATTATGAACGACATTTTAAAGACAATTTCAAGAGTCAGAATATTTATCAGGAACAAAGGGCACTTGTACATTTTTATGCAAAAGAGAGTCAGCTGAGTTTTGTGAAGAACTTACCACAAGTGCATTTATCTGATATGAATAAATACAATAAATCAAAATTGGTTATCAAGGATCAGTGGGCTTCACATCCTAGCTTAGAAGAACGTGTGGAGCGTTTACAACACTTAGGAATTCAATATGATAATGCCTTAGATCGTGACGCTGAAGTATTGTTTGTTGATATCGAAAAGACACAGAAAGAACTGACAAAACGTATTTTTGAAACTGTAGCATATCAAGGTAGTGTAAAAGTACTTGATCTTAACGAGTTCAAAACTTCCTTTGAAAAAGAGTTTTTGGAGAGTTCATTCGATAAACGCTATAATGGCTATTATGATGATAAAAATCCGACAGCTTTTGATTTAGATGATATTTCCAAAAGACAGGAAGTTATTGAAGATCTGTTTAGTCAAGATAACTGTAATTTGGTCTATCACTTTATTGGACTTTCAAATGATCTTGAAGGTATCAGACAAATTTCACTAGGGGGTATAGACATTAAATCTTTTGATTATGATGGAATAAAGTATACCAAGAAGGATTGTGAATCCTTGATCGTAATTCTGTCTCAAGAATTGGAGGATTTAAAAACGAAAATCGAGCAAATTGATAAAAATGTATATAGTTACTTTAGGTCATTAGAAGCAGAGGATAACTCGTCTTCAGTATTAAAGGAGAAGTATACACGTTATTTTGAGTTTGATAAGTCGTTAGAAGCAAAAGAGGATATTTATAATAGATTGAGTGAAGCTGTTCAGTTTATCAATTATACAACTCCATTTGAGGAAATAGAAAGTAATTTCAGAGGCATCAAGCCTTTAGAGAAAATTTTGAAAGCTAATATTGAAGAATTGTTAGCTGATGAAAGTCTTAAGGGAATTCTTACTGAAGAAGTAAAAACAGATCTTGAAAAGTATATTTCCAAAAATTGGATTTATTTTATCGGTGAACAATATCGAGATGATCATTTACAAATCTTGTTTACAGCAATGCATCAGTATATGTATGTTCTATCTCGAGCATTTTTTACTTTGAAGCAAGATTTATTGACCTACCAAATTGGCTTAGAAAAAGATAAGGTAGTAAATGCCTAA
- a CDS encoding winged helix-turn-helix transcriptional regulator, whose translation MRSDCPISYALDFFGDKWTLLVIRDLIQGKKFYKDFLSSKEGIATNILSNRLKQLESNGVITSKVYEKLRTKKEYSLTEKGLDLIPIIVEMMVWSNKYQADLDIPEGFMEKVDQDREKVIAAIRSNLES comes from the coding sequence ATGAGATCAGACTGCCCAATTAGTTATGCATTAGATTTTTTCGGTGATAAATGGACTTTATTAGTGATTCGGGATCTGATACAAGGCAAAAAATTTTATAAAGATTTCTTGAGTTCAAAGGAGGGGATAGCAACAAATATTCTGTCCAACAGATTAAAGCAATTGGAAAGTAACGGGGTTATTACATCAAAAGTGTATGAGAAACTTAGAACCAAGAAAGAATATTCTTTGACAGAAAAAGGCTTAGACCTTATTCCAATCATAGTGGAAATGATGGTTTGGTCAAATAAATATCAAGCAGACTTAGATATCCCTGAAGGTTTTATGGAGAAAGTGGATCAGGATAGAGAAAAAGTGATAGCTGCTATTAGGTCAAATTTAGAAAGTTAG
- a CDS encoding nuclear transport factor 2 family protein — translation MDTPKIDFDKLRKDSWSTTETQNVQLVIDFMQKLMNNHEFDHVLKEFGNSYYTQHNRSIPDGMEALIDYVKGFVKRFPDYSYDVKHVHADGDYVIFHSQITTSKKDRGNDKKGINVSDTWKIQNNLIVEHWDTLQPMNGFMRFFFWLTGGKVANANGVY, via the coding sequence ATGGATACACCAAAAATTGACTTTGATAAACTCAGAAAAGACAGCTGGTCAACGACAGAAACTCAAAATGTTCAGCTTGTCATCGATTTTATGCAGAAACTCATGAACAACCATGAGTTTGATCATGTACTTAAAGAATTTGGAAATTCATACTATACTCAACACAACAGAAGTATTCCTGATGGTATGGAAGCGCTGATTGATTATGTAAAAGGCTTTGTGAAAAGATTTCCTGATTATTCTTATGATGTGAAACACGTTCATGCCGATGGAGACTATGTCATTTTTCACTCACAAATCACGACTAGCAAAAAAGATAGAGGAAATGATAAAAAAGGGATTAATGTAAGTGATACTTGGAAGATACAGAACAACCTCATTGTTGAACACTGGGACACTCTTCAACCAATGAATGGTTTCATGCGATTTTTCTTTTGGTTGACTGGTGGAAAAGTAGCAAATGCGAATGGGGTTTACTAA
- a CDS encoding glycine--tRNA ligase — protein sequence MANQNNQENLFQKVVAHAKEYGFVFPSSDIYGGLQAVYDYGSNGAELKNNIKKYWWAAMVQMHENIVGLDSSIFMDSKTWKASGHVDAFNDPLIDNKDSKKRYRADVLIEDHMAKYEAKIEKEVAKGKKRFGDDFDTEQFLATNPNVLRNKAKIEEIETRFKKALEAEDLADIKQIILDNNIVCPISGTANWTDVRQFNLMFSTEMGSLADDSNRIYLRPETAQGIFVNFLNVLKTSRMKVPFGIAQIGKAFRNEIVARQFIFRMKEFEQMEMQFFVKPGTEMKWYNYWKDARMKWHHAIANDNEDYRYHDHLKCAHYANAAVDIEFKFPFGIKELEGIHSRTDYDLGAHQDLSGKKLQYFDTEENKNLVPYVVETSVGLDRMFLSVLTAAYTEETVKDGDKEKQRTYLKIHPALAPTKAAIFPLTKKDGLPDKAREVMKELKYDFNVSYEEKDAIGKRYTRQDLIGTPYCITVDHQTLEDNTVTVRERDTMDQFRMPIAELHSFLDKKASLRHLLKELEA from the coding sequence ATGGCAAATCAAAACAATCAGGAAAATCTCTTCCAAAAAGTAGTAGCTCATGCTAAAGAGTATGGCTTTGTTTTCCCTTCATCAGACATTTATGGAGGTCTTCAAGCAGTGTATGACTATGGTTCAAACGGTGCTGAACTAAAAAACAACATCAAGAAGTATTGGTGGGCTGCTATGGTTCAAATGCATGAAAATATTGTAGGGCTTGACTCTTCAATTTTCATGGACTCAAAAACATGGAAAGCTTCTGGACACGTTGACGCCTTCAACGATCCATTGATCGATAACAAAGACTCTAAGAAAAGATACAGAGCCGATGTATTGATTGAAGACCACATGGCAAAATACGAGGCTAAAATTGAGAAGGAAGTAGCAAAAGGGAAGAAGCGTTTCGGAGATGACTTCGACACAGAGCAATTTTTGGCTACAAACCCTAATGTGCTTCGTAATAAAGCGAAGATCGAGGAAATTGAGACTCGTTTCAAAAAAGCTTTGGAAGCAGAAGATTTAGCTGATATTAAGCAAATCATTCTTGACAACAATATCGTTTGCCCGATCAGTGGAACGGCAAACTGGACTGATGTTCGTCAGTTCAACTTGATGTTCTCTACAGAAATGGGATCATTGGCAGACGATTCTAATAGAATTTACCTTCGTCCAGAAACAGCACAGGGTATCTTCGTGAACTTCTTGAACGTATTGAAGACTTCACGTATGAAAGTGCCTTTCGGTATTGCTCAAATTGGTAAGGCATTCCGTAACGAGATTGTTGCTCGTCAGTTCATTTTCCGTATGAAGGAATTCGAACAAATGGAGATGCAATTCTTCGTGAAGCCAGGTACTGAAATGAAATGGTACAACTACTGGAAAGATGCACGTATGAAGTGGCACCATGCCATTGCAAATGATAATGAGGATTATAGATACCACGATCATTTGAAGTGTGCTCACTATGCAAATGCGGCAGTTGATATCGAGTTCAAATTCCCATTTGGTATCAAAGAGCTTGAAGGTATTCACTCACGTACAGATTACGATTTAGGGGCTCACCAAGACCTTTCTGGTAAGAAGTTACAGTACTTCGATACAGAGGAGAACAAAAACTTGGTTCCTTATGTAGTAGAAACTTCAGTTGGTTTGGATCGTATGTTCTTGTCAGTTCTTACTGCGGCTTACACAGAAGAAACTGTAAAAGACGGAGACAAAGAAAAACAACGTACATACTTGAAAATCCATCCTGCTTTAGCACCTACAAAAGCAGCGATCTTCCCATTGACGAAGAAAGATGGTTTACCAGACAAAGCTCGTGAAGTAATGAAAGAGTTGAAGTATGACTTCAATGTTTCTTACGAAGAAAAAGATGCTATTGGTAAGCGTTATACACGTCAAGATTTGATCGGTACACCTTACTGTATAACTGTTGATCACCAAACATTGGAGGATAACACAGTAACAGTTCGTGAGCGTGATACAATGGATCAATTCCGTATGCCAATCGCAGAACTACATAGCTTCTTAGATAAGAAAGCTTCGCTAAGACACTTGTTGAAAGAGTTGGAGGCTTAA